A DNA window from Anaerolineae bacterium contains the following coding sequences:
- the rfbD gene encoding dTDP-4-dehydrorhamnose reductase, giving the protein MRIAITGHRGQLGEWLVRRLEGHELLLLGRPEHDITRPERIVPAIVGFRPDVVIHSAAFTNVDGCARDPDTAYLVNALGTQNVAVACQKAGAAMVYISTNEVFDGTKGSPYLEQDERHPINPYGWSKYAGERFVETLLERFYIVRIAWLFAPGRTNFVSKICALARERGRLSIVTDEISSPTYAPHLADALARLIETGHYGIYHLANEGSCSRYEFARYFLPRAGLGHVPVDPITSDQFQRPSKPPLHCILRNFAAAHLLGIQLPPWEEAVEDYFRRLEGR; this is encoded by the coding sequence GGATTGCCATCACCGGGCATCGAGGGCAGTTGGGCGAGTGGCTGGTGCGCCGGCTGGAGGGCCATGAACTGCTGTTGCTGGGCCGGCCGGAGCACGACATCACGCGGCCGGAGCGCATCGTGCCGGCCATTGTCGGGTTCCGGCCGGACGTGGTGATCCACTCCGCGGCCTTTACCAACGTGGACGGCTGTGCGCGCGATCCCGATACCGCCTATCTGGTCAACGCGCTGGGCACGCAGAACGTCGCCGTCGCCTGCCAGAAGGCCGGCGCGGCCATGGTCTATATCAGCACCAACGAGGTGTTTGATGGGACGAAAGGCTCCCCCTACCTGGAACAGGACGAGCGCCATCCCATCAATCCCTACGGCTGGTCGAAGTACGCCGGCGAGCGCTTTGTGGAGACCCTGCTGGAGCGCTTTTACATTGTGCGCATCGCCTGGCTGTTTGCCCCCGGCCGGACCAATTTTGTGAGCAAAATCTGTGCCCTGGCGCGGGAGCGCGGCCGGCTGTCCATCGTCACAGACGAGATCAGCTCCCCCACCTATGCCCCGCACCTGGCAGACGCGCTGGCGCGCCTGATCGAGACGGGACATTATGGTATCTATCACCTTGCCAACGAGGGCTCCTGCTCGCGATATGAGTTCGCGCGCTATTTCCTGCCGCGGGCCGGCCTGGGGCACGTGCCGGTGGATCCGATCACGTCGGACCAGTTCCAGCGGCCCAGCAAGCCGCCCCTGCACTGCATCCTGCGCAATTTCGCCGCCGCGCATCTGCTGGGCATTCAGCTCCCGCCCTGGGAGGAGGCGGTGGAGGATTATTTCCGCCGGCTGGAGGGGCGATGA
- a CDS encoding glycosyltransferase, translated as MVSVIIPNWNGAGLLPACLDSLRAQTYHRLEIIVVDNASTDHSVTLVREQYPEARLVALPENRGLTGGVNAGIRAAQGEIIALLNNDAEAEPAWVEALVQALESHPEAGSAASKMLLHDRRDVLNSAGDTYGLDGIPGNRGVWERDAGQYDHDIEVFGACGGAAAYRRAMLDEIGLFDEELFMYCEDVDMAWRAQIAGYRCVFAPAARVYHRLSATGGGPLASFYTGRNTLLVIAKDYPPALLRRYWPLVLRAQLRIAWDALRAWRGEAARARLRGQLAGLRLFRRWTRKRAEVYRLRRVSDAELEALLRRG; from the coding sequence TTGGTCAGCGTCATCATCCCCAACTGGAACGGCGCGGGCTTACTGCCGGCGTGCCTGGATTCCCTGCGCGCCCAGACGTACCACCGGCTGGAAATCATTGTCGTGGACAATGCCTCCACCGATCATTCAGTGACGTTGGTGCGAGAGCAGTATCCCGAAGCGCGGTTGGTGGCCCTGCCGGAGAACCGGGGCCTGACGGGCGGGGTCAACGCCGGCATTCGCGCCGCGCAGGGCGAGATCATCGCCCTGCTCAATAACGACGCCGAGGCAGAGCCGGCGTGGGTGGAGGCGCTGGTGCAGGCGCTGGAGTCCCATCCCGAGGCCGGCTCGGCGGCATCCAAAATGCTGTTGCACGACCGGCGCGATGTGCTGAATTCCGCCGGTGACACCTACGGCCTGGACGGGATCCCGGGTAACCGCGGCGTTTGGGAGCGGGATGCCGGCCAGTATGACCATGATATCGAGGTCTTTGGCGCGTGCGGTGGTGCGGCGGCGTATCGGCGCGCCATGCTGGACGAGATCGGCCTTTTTGATGAGGAGCTGTTCATGTACTGCGAGGATGTGGACATGGCGTGGCGGGCGCAGATCGCCGGCTACCGCTGTGTCTTCGCGCCGGCGGCGCGGGTCTATCACCGGCTCAGCGCCACGGGCGGGGGGCCGCTGGCCAGCTTCTATACGGGGCGCAACACCCTGCTGGTCATCGCCAAGGACTACCCGCCGGCGCTCCTGCGTCGCTACTGGCCGCTGGTACTGCGCGCCCAACTGCGCATTGCCTGGGATGCCCTGCGTGCCTGGCGGGGAGAGGCGGCGCGGGCGCGACTGCGCGGGCAGTTGGCCGGCCTGCGCCTCTTCCGGCGGTGGACGCGCAAGCGGGCTGAGGTCTACCGCCTGCGGAGGGTCAGTGATGCGGAGCTGGAGGCCCTGCTCCGGCGCGGGTGA